The genome window GACATTGGAAGAGACAACAGTGTTTTTTATTATAATGTAATTGACGATTGAAGTTCCATTGTAAGTTGTTGTGATGCTGTACTTTCCAGGATTGCTGTTGATATTAAGTTTAGCCAATCCATTTTCATCAGCAATGACTGTGGACTTTTTACCATTGAATTCAAAAACAACCTCTTCACCGACACCGACTTTCGCAACAAATGGAGTATCATTCCTATAGTATTTCACCAAATTTTCAGTAATATTCAAATCGGAAACAGTGTAAGCTTTTAAAATAGCTACACTCTTAATACTTGCTAAATCAATCCAGGTCTTACCATCCTTACTTACAAAAGAAGTGCCTTTTTGAGTATGGATTCTGAGATCATAGAGAAGAGATGCCTTATTTTTGAAGGTTATTTGGAAAACATCTCCTTTTTTGATTTGAACATATTTGTTTAATTTGATTGTGGAATATCCTCCAAATTCACTAATACCATTTTGAGAATAAACATCAACATCATTTACAGATATTGTAAATCCATAATTCCTGCCCGTTTTATCAAAATATGTTCCAACTGCTGCAATCAATTCATCTTCATCAGCTGTGAACACATTATAGTAATAATTATAACCATTCACCAACTTTATCTCACCACCAACATCGACTTGATAAATCCTATTATAGGAATCGTTATTAATTATATATCCAACACTTTCAATACATGTAGCAAATGACGTATCATAATAGGAAACATAGAAATATCCTCCATCACCCCAATCGGAGCCCCAACTATTTTTAACAATCCATGCACCATCGCCAGGAGCAGGTTTTAAGAAATTATTTCTGGAATAAGTATCATCCCACCCTACAACACAAACTCTATGATCTGATGTTGGCTTACCATAATAATACTGTGCTGAACTTGATTTATTGAAATAAGTAGTTTTATTAAAATCAGCATTGTGACTGACTGCCAAAGCACCATATTTAAGCAACGCATTTTTAATCAAATCATTGTCCAGAGAATTCTTTCTTTCAGGAACAACAACCACATTTTGAATGTGAATGTCCTCGGGAGTGATAAGCAATGGAGAAATTTTACCAAGTTCATCATAGCTGTCATATTCACTAGGGAAAATTCCCATCCAATCAATCAAATAAGCAATAGGAGCAAAAGGAGTTCCACCTTCATCCATATCCAACTGTCCGTATTTTGAATATTGAAGCATTGAATTTTGAACATTGTTTTCAGACAATGAATATGTTACATTTGCATACCTCATTAATGCAGACTCCAATGCTGCCAGATTACCAAATACCCAACATGCACCCACAAATCCTTGGTTTTTAACGGGTGAAACCCAACCATATTCTCTCAAATCAAATTTTTCAGGTAACGGACCAACAATAGTATTGTTATATATCATAAACGGATTGGCAGTATTTTCAAAGTTATAAAAATAATCAGTATTGCCGAACGACCATTTATCCCCATTGAAAGTATTTCCTTCATCACTTACTTTTCCATATACAGTATATATGCTTGTAACATTAGAAGGATTTTTAAAGTAGTTATTTTTCAAAGTCAAATTAGAATCGTATGCATAAACTGTAGATACATTAAAAGCAAGATTATCCTCAAATGTGCTTTGTCTGATAATTACTGTCCCCATATCAAAGTATCCGGCACCCCCATAAGATA of uncultured Methanobrevibacter sp. contains these proteins:
- a CDS encoding C1 family peptidase; its protein translation is MNSNFLNTTSKYATAIFATDKGSISISNSKFRNLFANKTAGAIGVNAIFKLTISGCEFYNVSSEKNGGAIFADVNDEESYVIVRNSKFNDCTSEFGGAILQLGGTLAIKNSDFVENSVEYDGGAIYTSFTSVDISNSSFKSNLASNEISYGGAGYFDMGTVIIRQSTFEDNLAFNVSTVYAYDSNLTLKNNYFKNPSNVTSIYTVYGKVSDEGNTFNGDKWSFGNTDYFYNFENTANPFMIYNNTIVGPLPEKFDLREYGWVSPVKNQGFVGACWVFGNLAALESALMRYANVTYSLSENNVQNSMLQYSKYGQLDMDEGGTPFAPIAYLIDWMGIFPSEYDSYDELGKISPLLITPEDIHIQNVVVVPERKNSLDNDLIKNALLKYGALAVSHNADFNKTTYFNKSSSAQYYYGKPTSDHRVCVVGWDDTYSRNNFLKPAPGDGAWIVKNSWGSDWGDGGYFYVSYYDTSFATCIESVGYIINNDSYNRIYQVDVGGEIKLVNGYNYYYNVFTADEDELIAAVGTYFDKTGRNYGFTISVNDVDVYSQNGISEFGGYSTIKLNKYVQIKKGDVFQITFKNKASLLYDLRIHTQKGTSFVSKDGKTWIDLASIKSVAILKAYTVSDLNITENLVKYYRNDTPFVAKVGVGEEVVFEFNGKKSTVIADENGLAKLNINSNPGKYSITTTYNGTSIVNYIIIKNTVVSSNVKRTYNANCNYKLRIVDSAGKPVKKAKVAVSINGKSKNYKTDDSGYITLKFTKLTKAQKITVKNPKTCESRTTKIVICSRFSGEKNVVMYYFDGSKFKATILGDNVKPVGKNKVVTIKINKKHTRSKPMPKA